Proteins from a single region of Phycisphaeraceae bacterium D3-23:
- the murC gene encoding UDP-N-acetylmuramate--L-alanine ligase: MMPTPAPGTDSDRPAVTITASGQTPAAPRTDWAAGLADPSAPLNLAGKRLHFVGIGGCGMSGLARMAAKHGALCTGSDIGMSKTIGQLRAAGIAVSLKQDGSAIEGGPKPLDLLVISAAIREQHPEVLEAIRQGAAVMKYAQLLGRLMVGRMGVAIAGTHGKSTTTSILSHILIQSGLDPSFIVGAHCEQIGGGWRVSEKRGMDETLVAEACEYDRSFHNFSPTHATILNVEADHLDLYTSIDEIVEAFRVFAQRVPAAGSLLVHHESPHRLAVTAGLSCDVETIGFAPQADWRVEVMAAGGWAMGGGEQAGAHIKLWHGQEAVARWVNPMPGDHFAYNAAVAAVTAHRLGAKWGPIAQAVSSFKGLDRRMQVVGQRTLPTALTDTAQPPLPVTVIDDYGHHPTEVDTTLRALASHYKPNRLVCVFQPHQHSRTRHLMDQFVVSFGAADIVIVPEIYFVRDSEQEKHAVTAGDLVVRLRQQGVTAMHLHPFEAIIEQLELITRPGDLVVTMGAGDVWQIGHAFVEGGT, translated from the coding sequence GGAACGGATTCCGACCGCCCCGCCGTCACGATCACGGCCTCGGGCCAGACCCCCGCCGCCCCGCGCACGGATTGGGCTGCCGGTCTGGCCGACCCTTCGGCCCCGCTGAACCTTGCGGGTAAGCGTCTGCACTTCGTCGGGATCGGCGGGTGCGGGATGTCGGGGCTTGCACGCATGGCCGCGAAGCATGGGGCGCTCTGCACCGGCTCCGACATCGGCATGAGCAAGACCATCGGCCAGCTCCGCGCCGCAGGCATCGCGGTCTCGCTCAAGCAGGACGGTTCGGCGATCGAGGGCGGGCCAAAGCCGCTCGACCTACTGGTCATCAGCGCCGCGATCCGCGAGCAGCACCCCGAGGTGCTCGAGGCGATCCGCCAGGGCGCGGCCGTGATGAAGTACGCGCAGCTGTTAGGCCGGCTCATGGTCGGGCGCATGGGGGTCGCCATCGCGGGCACGCACGGCAAGTCCACAACAACCTCGATCCTCAGCCACATCCTCATACAGTCCGGGCTCGACCCCTCCTTTATCGTCGGCGCGCACTGCGAGCAGATCGGCGGCGGCTGGCGCGTCAGCGAGAAGCGCGGGATGGACGAGACACTTGTGGCCGAGGCATGTGAGTATGACCGCAGCTTCCATAACTTCAGCCCGACCCACGCGACGATTCTGAACGTCGAGGCGGACCACCTGGATTTGTATACGTCGATCGACGAGATCGTTGAGGCATTCAGGGTGTTTGCGCAGCGTGTGCCGGCGGCCGGGTCGCTGCTGGTACATCACGAGTCGCCCCACCGCCTCGCGGTCACGGCCGGTCTGTCGTGCGACGTCGAGACGATCGGCTTCGCCCCCCAGGCAGACTGGCGGGTCGAGGTGATGGCGGCCGGCGGTTGGGCGATGGGCGGCGGCGAGCAGGCCGGGGCCCACATCAAGCTCTGGCATGGCCAGGAAGCGGTCGCCCGCTGGGTCAACCCGATGCCCGGCGACCACTTCGCCTACAACGCCGCCGTCGCGGCCGTCACCGCGCACCGGCTGGGCGCGAAGTGGGGCCCGATCGCGCAGGCGGTCTCGTCGTTCAAGGGCCTCGACCGCCGCATGCAGGTCGTCGGCCAGCGCACCTTGCCCACCGCACTCACCGATACCGCGCAGCCCCCTCTACCCGTCACCGTCATCGACGACTACGGCCACCACCCGACCGAGGTCGACACCACCCTCCGCGCACTTGCGTCGCACTACAAGCCCAACCGCTTAGTCTGCGTGTTCCAGCCCCACCAGCACTCACGCACCCGGCACCTCATGGACCAGTTCGTGGTCAGTTTCGGCGCGGCGGACATCGTCATTGTCCCGGAGATCTACTTCGTGCGCGACTCCGAGCAGGAGAAACACGCGGTCACGGCCGGTGACCTCGTCGTGCGGCTACGCCAACAAGGCGTCACCGCGATGCACCTGCACCCGTTCGAGGCGATCATCGAACAACTCGAACTCATCACCCGGCCCGGCGACCTGGTCGTCACGATGGGCGCGGGCGACGTCTGGCAGATCGGGCACGCTTTCGTCGAGGGCGGCACATAG